Proteins from a single region of Streptomyces spectabilis:
- a CDS encoding cold-shock protein — protein MLTVGKVLRFDEVRGYGFIAPETGDEDVFMHANDLVGEKYLYQEGSVVEFFLEMGDKGPKASNIRLVHQSTSHQLPRGGLAARSAAPAAGDGEVSPADEFAQELTEALLDSVGSLTGDQIKRVRACVLELAREHGWVAS, from the coding sequence GTGCTGACGGTGGGGAAGGTCCTGCGGTTCGACGAGGTCCGCGGCTACGGGTTCATCGCTCCCGAGACGGGCGACGAGGACGTGTTCATGCACGCGAACGACCTCGTGGGCGAGAAGTACCTCTACCAAGAGGGCAGCGTGGTCGAGTTCTTCCTGGAGATGGGGGACAAGGGGCCCAAGGCGTCGAACATCCGCCTGGTCCATCAGTCCACCTCCCACCAGCTGCCGCGCGGCGGCCTCGCGGCCCGGTCCGCCGCCCCCGCGGCCGGTGACGGGGAGGTCTCCCCGGCCGACGAGTTCGCCCAGGAGCTGACGGAGGCCCTGCTCGACTCCGTCGGCTCCCTGACCGGCGACCAGATCAAGCGCGTGCGGGCCTGTGTGCTCGAACTGGCGCGGGAGCACGGCTGGGTCGCCTCCTGA
- a CDS encoding flavin monoamine oxidase family protein produces MTHTQEPPPALALLDTAIVGAGIGGCFLAEQLARERESAGHPRGGRVALFERTHRVGGRLWTVRMGQGPDAPVADLGAMRLHRGLRRVLDAVARAGLTGDLVPFDFGRPENLVHVRGVTLRQRELTDPARIPYDLAEQERGLAPEDLVRRAADALVPGFTELRRTHHTAVEQGDAHRAARTAAAFRAHRDRAAVGGLPLWRTTYADALRAVLGAQAVALLHDTGGYDVATSGENAAEQLGLLFRTPPDAEYVTLRHGMQSLPLALCDRFTAAGGGLRLGHRLLRIDRAEPGAARTAAERGEPPPRYLLTFALEDPRGRATGEHLRVHARTVLLALPPGPLRRLAQDGLPFTPRLRADLAALDAVPAHKLFLLYETAWWRRLGLTRGRATTDLPLRQLWYGGTCPPPAAARGEGPALLLAAYPSGPATEAWHAVEPPHPSAREPDAAAVERAHRLVARMHGLPGLAAPLLARRQDWNRPPHDGAWHVWRPGHDPEAVAPRVRRPLPGEAVHLVSDCWTPDPGSIEGVVSCAEAVLSELARERGDHGGHRAR; encoded by the coding sequence GTGACGCACACTCAAGAACCACCACCCGCCCTCGCGTTACTCGACACGGCGATAGTCGGAGCCGGAATCGGAGGCTGTTTCCTGGCCGAACAGCTCGCCCGTGAGCGGGAATCCGCCGGACATCCCCGGGGCGGCCGTGTGGCCCTCTTCGAGCGCACGCACCGGGTGGGCGGACGGCTGTGGACGGTGCGCATGGGGCAGGGGCCGGACGCCCCGGTCGCCGACCTCGGCGCGATGCGGCTGCACCGCGGACTGCGGCGGGTCCTGGACGCCGTGGCCCGGGCCGGACTCACGGGCGACCTCGTGCCCTTCGACTTCGGGCGCCCCGAGAACCTCGTCCACGTCCGCGGAGTGACCCTGCGCCAACGCGAGTTGACCGACCCCGCGAGGATTCCGTACGACCTGGCGGAGCAGGAGCGCGGCCTGGCACCAGAAGACCTCGTGCGGCGCGCGGCCGACGCCCTCGTGCCCGGCTTCACCGAGCTGCGCCGGACCCACCACACAGCCGTCGAACAGGGTGACGCGCACCGGGCCGCGCGCACGGCCGCGGCGTTCCGCGCGCACCGGGACCGGGCGGCCGTCGGCGGACTCCCGCTGTGGCGGACGACCTACGCCGACGCCCTGCGGGCGGTCCTCGGCGCACAGGCCGTGGCCCTCCTGCACGACACCGGTGGCTACGACGTGGCCACCAGCGGCGAGAACGCCGCCGAACAGCTCGGCCTGCTCTTCCGCACCCCGCCCGACGCCGAGTACGTGACGCTCCGGCACGGCATGCAGAGCCTGCCCCTCGCCCTGTGCGACCGCTTCACGGCGGCGGGCGGGGGCCTGCGCCTCGGCCACCGGCTCCTGCGGATCGACCGCGCGGAGCCGGGCGCGGCCCGAACCGCGGCGGAACGCGGCGAGCCCCCGCCCCGCTATCTGCTGACCTTCGCCCTGGAGGACCCGCGGGGCCGCGCCACCGGAGAGCATCTGCGCGTCCACGCGCGCACGGTCCTGCTCGCCCTGCCGCCGGGGCCGCTGCGCCGGCTCGCCCAGGACGGGCTGCCTTTCACCCCCCGGCTCCGCGCGGACCTCGCGGCCCTCGACGCCGTGCCCGCGCACAAGCTCTTCCTGCTGTACGAGACGGCGTGGTGGCGCCGCCTGGGCCTGACGCGCGGCCGCGCCACGACGGACCTGCCGCTGCGCCAGCTCTGGTACGGCGGCACCTGCCCGCCGCCCGCCGCCGCCCGCGGTGAAGGACCGGCGCTGCTGCTCGCCGCGTACCCGAGCGGACCCGCCACCGAGGCGTGGCACGCCGTCGAGCCGCCGCACCCCTCCGCGCGCGAGCCCGACGCGGCCGCCGTCGAGCGGGCCCACCGCCTCGTCGCCCGCATGCACGGGCTGCCCGGCCTCGCGGCCCCGCTGCTCGCCCGCCGACAGGACTGGAACCGGCCACCGCACGACGGGGCCTGGCACGTGTGGCGGCCCGGCCACGACCCCGAGGCGGTGGCGCCCCGCGTGCGCCGCCCCCTGCCCGGCGAGGCGGTGCACCTCGTCAGCGACTGCTGGACGCCCGACCCCGGCTCGATCGAAGGGGTCGTCTCCTGCGCGGAGGCGGTGCTGAGCGAGCTCGCGAGGGAACGGGGCGACCACGGGGGACACCGGGCACGGTAG
- a CDS encoding helix-turn-helix domain-containing protein — translation MSVGMSQAVDPGWAEFGRQLRFHRRRAGLTQLQLGRRVGYHHSFISRLESGLREPPFDLVSRLDAVLETGGQLATAISSPRQSLCVPGRFLTAPTLFSPIPGADTPGIEVPLTAQPWPARLPDEGLACPLHGTVGCATPDRSSVADLLSGLTKPYDRASEVLGAEVELLHGLTAVLACLIREAFAQVTDACVTTVERLLRGVARWAEAVNSTGRLPYGQLRLAAQYAQVAGRLRMERGQSGVAMAWLGHGLRWADAAQDAEARATLLSDMCTLVRLDGDAASMLVYAEAIGAVDAKRRWMTTLADLYQARAYALSHDSAACRRHISMARRRFARLDDRDRLEAPWLSGAEGVLRLESAIGGALRDLAVMTDDRAVARRAIEATARSYALLPPVMQTTRLLLTLRLADSWACAGDPVAAVALAQPVLKEALSARELMITAELRGLHSRLAGRWGDLPEVREYRERLRSLSE, via the coding sequence ATGTCCGTCGGCATGTCACAGGCGGTCGACCCGGGGTGGGCTGAGTTCGGGCGGCAGTTGCGCTTCCACCGGCGGCGGGCCGGACTCACCCAGTTGCAGCTCGGTCGGCGGGTGGGCTACCACCACAGCTTCATCAGCCGGCTGGAGAGCGGCCTTCGGGAGCCGCCCTTCGACCTGGTGAGCCGGCTCGACGCCGTCCTGGAGACCGGGGGGCAGCTCGCCACGGCCATCTCCTCGCCGCGGCAGTCGCTGTGCGTGCCCGGCCGCTTCCTGACGGCACCGACGCTGTTCTCCCCGATCCCCGGAGCCGACACCCCGGGGATCGAGGTCCCCCTGACCGCCCAGCCGTGGCCCGCGCGGCTGCCCGACGAGGGCCTGGCCTGCCCGCTGCACGGCACGGTGGGCTGCGCGACGCCCGACCGGAGCTCGGTGGCGGACCTGCTGAGCGGGCTGACCAAGCCGTACGACCGCGCCAGTGAGGTGCTCGGCGCGGAGGTGGAGCTGCTGCACGGCCTCACCGCCGTCCTCGCCTGTCTGATCCGCGAGGCGTTCGCCCAGGTCACCGACGCGTGCGTGACCACCGTCGAGCGCCTCCTGCGCGGCGTGGCCCGCTGGGCCGAGGCGGTCAACTCCACCGGCCGCCTGCCGTACGGCCAGTTGCGGCTCGCCGCACAGTACGCGCAGGTCGCCGGGCGGCTGCGGATGGAGCGGGGGCAGAGCGGCGTCGCCATGGCCTGGCTCGGGCACGGCCTGCGGTGGGCGGACGCCGCCCAGGACGCCGAGGCCCGGGCGACGCTCCTCAGCGACATGTGCACCCTCGTCCGGCTCGACGGGGACGCCGCGTCGATGCTCGTGTACGCGGAGGCCATCGGCGCGGTGGACGCCAAGCGGCGCTGGATGACGACCCTGGCGGACCTCTACCAGGCGCGGGCGTACGCGCTGAGCCACGACTCCGCCGCGTGCCGACGGCACATCTCCATGGCCCGGCGCAGGTTCGCCCGCCTGGACGACCGGGACCGCCTGGAAGCGCCCTGGCTGTCGGGGGCGGAGGGCGTACTGCGTCTGGAGTCGGCGATCGGCGGGGCGCTGCGCGACCTCGCGGTGATGACGGACGACCGCGCGGTGGCCCGGCGCGCGATCGAGGCCACCGCCCGGTCGTACGCGCTGCTTCCGCCCGTGATGCAGACCACGCGCCTGCTGCTCACGCTGCGCCTGGCGGACAGCTGGGCGTGCGCCGGTGACCCCGTCGCGGCGGTCGCCCTGGCGCAGCCTGTCCTGAAAGAGGCCCTGAGCGCACGCGAGTTGATGATCACCGCCGAGTTGCGCGGGCTGCACAGCCGGCTCGCCGGGCGCTGGGGCGACCTGCCGGAAGTCCGGGAGTACCGCGAGCGGCTGCGGAGCCTGTCGGAGTGA
- a CDS encoding PH domain-containing protein — protein sequence MTTATKGPDVPSPPRAPAPPVAGEPWQRLHPRMVVVSVSWLAGPAAALLATMFLARDLLNTHGWIVLGSYIVVAAVQAGHEWVRYRTTRFRITDGELELRSGLLFRTDKSIPRDRVRSADLTANPVHRLFGLAAVKVGTGERTGKSEDDELVLDGISRAQAVRFRALLLHRGGPDGADAAPALPVPLARLRWSWARYAPLTVTSLAGVLAVVTGGSKLLDTLGLDLTESRVARDAWDRLDALPIAVAVAAVAAVLLAIGVAGSLVSFAEAWYGHRIEREPEGALHLTRGLLTSRSVSVAERRVCGVELSRPLPLRAVAAARLTLLATGLGGAAGRFSHPAQLLPPAPLNAAHRVTADVLNEASSPIERVALRGHPRAALRRRLVRGCLLAPAAAAALTGAGAAAGLLPWWTAAAAAPFTAGCGYALARDAYRGLGHALSGDYIVVRHGTFVRRTVALRRGAIVGFTGRQSYAQRRAGLFTLTATTAAGKGAVRIRDVDVAEGLRFAEAALPGLVAPFRAPEPSPAE from the coding sequence GTGACGACGGCGACGAAGGGCCCCGACGTGCCGAGCCCGCCCCGCGCCCCCGCGCCCCCCGTGGCCGGGGAGCCCTGGCAGCGGCTGCACCCGCGCATGGTCGTCGTGAGCGTCAGCTGGCTCGCGGGCCCGGCCGCCGCCCTGCTCGCCACCATGTTCCTGGCCCGTGACCTGCTCAACACCCACGGCTGGATCGTGCTCGGCTCCTACATCGTGGTGGCCGCCGTGCAGGCCGGGCACGAGTGGGTGCGCTACCGCACCACCCGCTTCCGGATCACCGACGGCGAGCTGGAGCTGCGCTCCGGCCTGCTGTTCCGTACCGACAAGTCGATACCGCGCGACCGCGTCCGCAGCGCCGACCTCACGGCCAACCCCGTACACCGGCTCTTCGGCCTGGCGGCCGTCAAGGTCGGCACGGGCGAGCGCACCGGCAAGAGCGAGGACGACGAACTGGTCCTGGACGGCATCTCGCGCGCCCAGGCGGTGCGGTTCCGGGCGCTGCTCCTGCACCGCGGCGGGCCGGACGGCGCCGACGCGGCCCCCGCTCTGCCGGTGCCGCTCGCACGCCTTCGCTGGTCCTGGGCCCGGTACGCGCCGCTGACCGTCACCAGCCTGGCCGGCGTCCTGGCCGTGGTCACCGGCGGTTCCAAGCTCCTGGACACCCTCGGGCTCGACCTCACCGAAAGCCGCGTCGCGCGGGACGCATGGGACCGTCTCGACGCGCTGCCGATCGCGGTGGCCGTCGCCGCCGTGGCGGCCGTGCTCCTCGCCATCGGGGTCGCGGGCTCCCTCGTGTCCTTCGCCGAGGCCTGGTACGGGCACCGCATCGAGCGGGAGCCGGAAGGCGCCCTGCACCTCACGCGCGGCCTGCTCACCTCCCGTTCGGTGTCCGTGGCCGAACGGCGCGTCTGCGGCGTCGAGCTGAGCCGGCCGCTGCCGCTGCGCGCGGTCGCCGCCGCCCGGCTCACCCTCCTGGCCACGGGCCTCGGCGGAGCCGCGGGCCGCTTCTCGCACCCGGCGCAGCTCCTGCCGCCCGCGCCCCTGAACGCCGCGCACCGGGTGACGGCCGACGTCCTGAACGAGGCGTCGTCGCCGATCGAACGCGTGGCGCTGCGCGGTCACCCCCGGGCCGCGCTGCGCCGCCGCCTGGTGCGCGGCTGTCTGCTGGCCCCGGCCGCGGCGGCCGCGCTCACCGGGGCCGGGGCGGCGGCCGGGCTCCTGCCGTGGTGGACCGCCGCGGCGGCCGCGCCGTTCACCGCGGGCTGCGGCTACGCGCTTGCCCGGGACGCCTACCGCGGCCTCGGCCACGCGCTCAGCGGCGACTACATCGTCGTACGGCACGGCACGTTCGTGCGCCGCACGGTGGCGCTGCGACGCGGCGCGATCGTCGGCTTCACCGGCAGACAGTCGTACGCCCAGCGCAGAGCCGGACTGTTCACGCTGACCGCCACGACGGCCGCCGGGAAGGGCGCCGTCCGGATCCGCGACGTGGACGTCGCCGAAGGGCTGCGCTTCGCGGAGGCGGCGCTGCCCGGCCTCGTCGCACCGTTCCGCGCCCCCGAGCCGTCGCCCGCCGAGTAA
- a CDS encoding MMPL family transporter — translation MFKALGRFVVGHRWLVIITWLIAGAAVIGFAPSLTTTTDQAEFLPKHYESIQAQKIQEKAFPKGFSPSAIVVFTREDGKALNAADSAKVDKVGKALKAKKYEKVEQVITAPPSPHKKVQTVMVSMADVKAGDKGQQHAVEDMRDDLEPLVADSGLKAGVTGDAATQLDNEEASKEADSLIFLGTIGLIIVLMTIIFRSPTITVLTIVGITLVSQIANGLIATCAKVFHLKADSSVSSLLIVVLFGVGTDYILFLMFRYRERLRLGEDPKTAMVSAVGRVGEAIASAAGAVIVCFLALLLSSLSFLVSMGPALAIAIGVTLIACLTLIPAIISLMGTKVFWPSKSWQREPRAARFGALGRSVARHPGRFVVGSGLLMIVLALGALGYKPTFASQEDENSKKESQVALHAMSQDLPAGSTNPSTVLMRSTNGEKLHEADMKAFVAELKQVKGVGDASRAQLSKDGRTAEFNAVLTMDPNGREAMDIVRGPLRTTAHEQAPPGTETKVGGVTSVFVDINKAVNRDFSVVFPTAAALIMLILGLLLRSVVAPVYLMVSVALGFGATLGASVILFQQIEGQSGLTFFLPVIMYLFVVAIGTDYNILMVARLREEAKEGLGPREATAKSIQHAGPTVAAAGVILAGTFASMLLASDVSLAQIGFAVAFGIMISAFVMAMFFTPALTALFGRAAWWPRRITPDAPNRGVPPHDGYQRPVPAQSGSPYAQYPPQGGRRD, via the coding sequence GTGTTCAAAGCCCTAGGACGTTTCGTCGTCGGCCACCGGTGGCTGGTGATCATCACCTGGCTCATCGCCGGGGCGGCCGTGATCGGCTTCGCGCCGTCGCTGACCACCACAACCGACCAAGCAGAGTTCCTTCCCAAGCACTACGAGTCCATCCAGGCCCAGAAGATCCAGGAGAAGGCGTTCCCCAAGGGCTTCAGCCCTTCGGCGATCGTGGTGTTCACGCGCGAGGACGGCAAGGCCCTGAACGCCGCCGACTCCGCGAAGGTCGACAAGGTCGGCAAGGCGCTGAAGGCCAAGAAGTACGAGAAGGTGGAGCAGGTCATCACCGCGCCGCCGTCGCCGCACAAGAAGGTGCAGACGGTGATGGTGTCGATGGCCGACGTGAAGGCGGGTGACAAGGGCCAGCAGCACGCGGTCGAGGACATGCGGGACGATCTGGAGCCGCTGGTCGCCGACTCGGGACTGAAGGCGGGCGTCACCGGTGACGCGGCCACCCAGCTGGACAACGAGGAAGCCTCCAAGGAAGCCGACTCGCTGATCTTCCTCGGCACCATCGGCCTGATCATCGTCCTGATGACGATCATCTTCCGCAGCCCGACGATCACCGTCCTCACCATCGTCGGGATCACGCTGGTCTCGCAGATCGCCAACGGCCTGATCGCCACCTGCGCCAAGGTGTTCCACCTCAAGGCCGACAGTTCGGTGTCGTCACTGCTGATCGTGGTGCTCTTCGGCGTCGGCACCGACTACATCCTCTTCCTGATGTTCCGCTACCGGGAGCGGCTGCGGCTCGGCGAGGACCCGAAGACCGCCATGGTCTCGGCCGTCGGCCGCGTCGGCGAGGCCATCGCGTCGGCCGCCGGAGCCGTCATCGTCTGCTTCCTCGCGCTGCTGCTCTCCTCGCTCAGCTTCCTCGTCTCGATGGGCCCGGCGCTCGCCATCGCCATCGGCGTGACCCTGATCGCCTGTCTCACGCTGATCCCGGCGATCATCTCCCTCATGGGCACCAAGGTGTTCTGGCCGTCCAAGTCCTGGCAGCGGGAGCCGCGCGCGGCCCGGTTCGGCGCCCTCGGCCGGTCCGTGGCCCGCCACCCCGGCCGGTTCGTGGTCGGCTCCGGGCTCCTCATGATCGTCCTCGCCCTCGGCGCCCTCGGCTACAAGCCGACGTTCGCCAGCCAGGAGGACGAGAACTCCAAGAAGGAGTCGCAGGTCGCCCTGCACGCCATGAGCCAGGACCTGCCCGCGGGCAGCACCAACCCCAGCACCGTCCTGATGCGCTCCACGAACGGCGAGAAGCTCCACGAGGCCGACATGAAGGCCTTCGTCGCCGAGCTCAAGCAGGTCAAGGGCGTCGGTGACGCCTCCCGCGCCCAGCTCAGCAAGGACGGCAGGACCGCCGAGTTCAACGCCGTCCTGACGATGGACCCCAACGGCCGCGAGGCCATGGACATCGTGCGCGGCCCGCTGCGCACCACGGCCCACGAGCAGGCCCCGCCCGGCACGGAGACCAAGGTGGGCGGCGTCACCTCGGTGTTCGTCGACATCAACAAGGCCGTCAACCGGGACTTCTCCGTGGTCTTCCCGACGGCGGCCGCGCTCATCATGCTCATCCTCGGCCTGCTGCTGCGCAGCGTCGTCGCGCCCGTCTATCTGATGGTCTCGGTCGCGCTCGGCTTCGGCGCCACGCTCGGCGCGAGCGTGATCCTCTTCCAGCAGATCGAGGGCCAGTCGGGCCTGACCTTCTTCCTGCCGGTCATCATGTACTTGTTCGTGGTCGCCATCGGCACCGACTACAACATCCTGATGGTCGCGCGCCTGCGGGAAGAGGCGAAGGAAGGGCTCGGCCCGCGGGAGGCCACCGCCAAGAGCATCCAGCACGCGGGTCCGACGGTGGCCGCCGCCGGTGTGATCCTCGCGGGCACGTTCGCCTCGATGCTGCTCGCCAGCGACGTCTCGCTCGCCCAGATCGGGTTCGCCGTCGCCTTCGGCATCATGATCTCGGCCTTCGTGATGGCGATGTTCTTCACTCCCGCCCTCACCGCCCTGTTCGGCCGGGCCGCGTGGTGGCCGCGCCGGATCACACCGGACGCCCCGAACCGGGGCGTGCCGCCGCACGACGGCTACCAGCGGCCGGTGCCCGCGCAGAGCGGTTCGCCGTACGCGCAGTACCCGCCCCAGGGCGGTCGGCGCGACTGA
- a CDS encoding DUF5988 family protein, whose amino-acid sequence MRGIDPSISAITLNSVHLEGGPSTLSGTVVLAELNDVICSAEKIKIRHGNGYEHYEFIDAQGGVGGARTNSPAHDGGSDPLKLRWVGRTKIAE is encoded by the coding sequence ATGCGAGGAATCGACCCCAGCATCTCCGCCATCACATTGAACTCCGTCCACCTCGAAGGCGGCCCGAGCACCCTTTCCGGAACCGTCGTCCTCGCCGAGCTGAATGACGTGATCTGCTCCGCGGAGAAGATCAAGATTCGGCACGGAAACGGCTATGAACACTACGAGTTCATTGACGCTCAGGGCGGGGTGGGCGGGGCCCGCACGAATTCCCCGGCACATGACGGGGGTTCCGACCCGCTGAAACTGCGATGGGTGGGCCGCACGAAGATAGCCGAGTAG
- a CDS encoding M20/M25/M40 family metallo-hydrolase, producing MLRRSAAAGITLAMALGVVVVPASFASAAPPAGKPDPRAKAVAAADKAARSGLDSLAKGPEEQYDRQQVIPWGKGLYSVAYERTYRGLPVVGGDAVVLADGEGKVRSVHAATDATISVTTKAEVKAAQAVRTSRAKLASVTKVASKRLVVRVEKDAPALAWETVLTGRTKAGDPSRLHVFVNALTGKVVDTYDDVRAGTGRSKWNGPSPLTIDTSRSGTNYVLRDTTRPGLQCSDYNGGLFTKATDDWGTGNPTSRETGCVDVMFAAQKQWNMFKEWFGRNGHDGNGRSWPVRVGLNQLNAYWDGSSVTIGHNSANEWIAGVDVVAHEFGHGLDSNTPGGANNESGLGEATGDIMGALTEEYINQAAPYDTPDYTVGEMVNLQGRGPIRNMYDPSKVNNDPNCYSASIPGTEEHKAAGPMNHWFYLLAEGSNPGGGKPTSPTCNSKQVTGVGAKNAGKIFYGAMLLKTSGMTYKRYRTATLTSAKNLDASCDLFNATKAAWDAISIPAQPGDPTCEGQQNDFSLGLSPASGKVEPGASATATVNTTTVTGSAQQISLTSTGAPTGVSVTFDPATVTSGANSTLKISTSASTAAGTYPITVTGTAGTRTHTAQYTLTVGGGGNPTPPPDIDVAKVQAHLTQLNTIASQNGGNRRATGPGYRASLAYVKGKLEAAGYQVTEQTCASGCSAGAGNNLIAEWPRGNADNVYMFGAHLDGVAAGPGINDNGSGSAAILEAALALAQNNPTMKNRVRFAWWTDEEQGLNGSDYYARTLNGTERAKIKAYYNFDMVGSVNAGYFINNLNSAASAPMKEYWTSLNLAPQENVEGRGRSDDASFQQVGIATSGYATGASATKSAAEAAKWGGTAGRAYDPCYHSGCDTTANIAATALNRSSDGVAYTIWKTSVGDEPAPTDDFSISADPATGTVEPGSSAKVTVATATTSGNAQQVKLSASGAPAGVSVTFSPESVTSGESSTATVEVAAGTVGGTYTLTFTGAGQVSHSTTYTLTVPGGGETTWQLGATYTAGDVVTYEGVRYRCVQGHTAYPGWEPPNVPALWQPV from the coding sequence ATGCTCAGAAGATCCGCAGCGGCCGGGATAACCCTGGCCATGGCACTCGGGGTGGTGGTGGTACCGGCATCCTTCGCCTCGGCCGCGCCCCCCGCGGGCAAGCCGGACCCCCGTGCGAAGGCCGTCGCCGCCGCCGACAAGGCGGCGCGGAGCGGCCTCGACTCGCTCGCCAAGGGCCCCGAGGAACAGTACGACCGGCAGCAGGTCATCCCCTGGGGCAAGGGCCTGTACTCCGTCGCGTACGAGCGCACCTACCGCGGCCTGCCGGTGGTGGGCGGTGACGCGGTGGTCCTCGCCGACGGCGAGGGCAAGGTCCGCTCCGTGCACGCCGCCACCGACGCGACGATCTCGGTCACCACCAAGGCCGAGGTCAAGGCCGCGCAGGCGGTCAGGACCAGCCGCGCCAAGCTGGCGTCGGTGACGAAGGTCGCGTCCAAGCGCCTGGTCGTCCGGGTCGAGAAGGACGCGCCCGCGCTCGCCTGGGAGACCGTCCTGACCGGCAGGACCAAGGCGGGCGACCCCAGCAGGCTGCACGTCTTCGTCAACGCGCTCACCGGCAAGGTCGTCGACACCTACGACGACGTGCGCGCGGGCACCGGCCGCAGCAAGTGGAACGGCCCCAGCCCGCTGACCATCGACACCTCCCGGTCGGGCACCAACTACGTCCTGCGCGACACCACACGGCCCGGCCTGCAGTGCTCGGACTACAACGGCGGCCTCTTCACCAAGGCCACCGACGACTGGGGCACCGGCAACCCCACCAGCCGGGAGACCGGCTGCGTCGACGTGATGTTCGCGGCGCAGAAGCAGTGGAACATGTTCAAGGAGTGGTTCGGCCGCAACGGTCACGACGGCAACGGCCGCAGCTGGCCGGTGCGCGTGGGCCTCAACCAGCTCAACGCGTACTGGGACGGCTCCTCCGTCACCATCGGCCACAACAGCGCGAACGAGTGGATCGCCGGGGTCGACGTCGTCGCCCACGAGTTCGGCCACGGCCTGGACTCCAACACCCCCGGCGGGGCGAACAACGAGAGCGGCCTCGGCGAGGCCACCGGCGACATCATGGGCGCCCTGACCGAGGAGTACATCAACCAGGCCGCCCCCTACGACACCCCCGACTACACCGTCGGGGAGATGGTCAACCTCCAGGGCCGCGGCCCGATCCGGAACATGTACGACCCGAGCAAGGTCAACAACGACCCCAACTGCTACTCCGCGTCGATCCCCGGCACCGAGGAGCACAAGGCGGCCGGGCCGATGAACCACTGGTTCTACCTCCTCGCGGAAGGCTCCAACCCCGGTGGCGGCAAGCCCACCAGCCCCACCTGCAACAGCAAGCAGGTCACCGGCGTGGGCGCCAAGAACGCCGGCAAGATCTTCTACGGCGCCATGCTGCTCAAGACCAGCGGCATGACGTACAAGCGCTACCGCACCGCCACCCTGACCTCGGCGAAGAACCTGGACGCGAGCTGCGACCTGTTCAACGCCACCAAGGCCGCCTGGGACGCCATCAGCATCCCGGCCCAGCCCGGTGACCCGACCTGCGAGGGGCAGCAGAACGACTTCTCGCTCGGCCTGAGTCCGGCCTCCGGCAAGGTCGAGCCGGGCGCCTCGGCCACGGCCACGGTCAACACCACGACCGTCACCGGCAGCGCCCAGCAGATCTCGCTGACCTCCACCGGCGCACCCACCGGAGTCAGCGTCACGTTCGACCCGGCGACCGTCACCTCCGGCGCCAACTCCACCCTGAAGATCAGCACCTCGGCGTCCACCGCGGCCGGCACCTACCCGATCACCGTCACGGGCACCGCGGGCACCAGGACGCACACCGCCCAGTACACGCTGACCGTGGGCGGCGGCGGCAACCCGACGCCGCCGCCGGACATCGACGTGGCCAAGGTCCAGGCGCATCTGACGCAGCTCAACACCATCGCCTCGCAGAACGGCGGCAACCGCCGCGCCACCGGGCCCGGTTACCGCGCCTCCCTCGCCTACGTCAAGGGCAAGCTGGAGGCCGCCGGATACCAGGTCACCGAGCAGACGTGCGCCTCCGGCTGCTCCGCGGGCGCGGGCAACAACCTGATCGCCGAGTGGCCGCGGGGCAACGCGGACAACGTCTACATGTTCGGCGCGCACCTCGACGGCGTGGCCGCGGGACCCGGCATCAACGACAACGGCTCCGGCTCCGCCGCGATCCTGGAGGCCGCGCTGGCCCTGGCGCAGAACAACCCCACCATGAAGAACCGCGTCCGGTTCGCCTGGTGGACCGATGAGGAGCAGGGCCTGAACGGCTCCGACTACTACGCCAGGACCCTCAACGGCACCGAGCGCGCCAAGATCAAGGCGTACTACAACTTCGACATGGTCGGCTCGGTCAACGCCGGCTACTTCATCAACAACCTCAACTCGGCGGCCTCGGCCCCGATGAAGGAGTACTGGACGTCGCTCAACCTCGCCCCGCAGGAGAACGTCGAAGGGCGGGGCCGGTCGGACGACGCGTCGTTCCAGCAGGTCGGCATCGCCACCTCCGGCTACGCCACCGGCGCCTCAGCGACGAAGTCCGCCGCCGAGGCCGCGAAGTGGGGCGGCACCGCGGGCCGCGCCTACGACCCGTGCTACCACTCCGGCTGCGACACCACCGCCAACATCGCCGCCACCGCTCTGAACCGCAGCTCGGACGGGGTCGCGTACACGATCTGGAAGACGTCCGTGGGCGACGAACCCGCCCCCACCGACGACTTCTCGATCTCGGCGGACCCGGCCACGGGCACCGTCGAGCCGGGTTCCTCCGCGAAGGTCACCGTCGCCACGGCCACGACCAGCGGCAACGCACAACAGGTGAAGCTCTCGGCGTCGGGCGCCCCGGCAGGGGTGAGTGTCACCTTCAGCCCGGAGTCGGTCACCTCGGGTGAGTCCTCCACCGCCACCGTCGAGGTCGCCGCGGGCACGGTCGGCGGTACGTACACACTGACCTTCACGGGCGCCGGGCAGGTCAGCCACAGCACCACCTACACCCTCACCGTGCCGGGCGGCGGCGAGACCACCTGGCAGCTGGGTGCCACCTACACGGCCGGGGACGTCGTGACGTACGAGGGCGTCCGCTACCGCTGCGTCCAGGGCCACACCGCCTACCCGGGCTGGGAGCCGCCGAACGTCCCCGCCCTGTGGCAGCCCGTCTAG